A window of Terriglobia bacterium genomic DNA:
CCTGGATCTGGAAAGTGATCACATCGCTGTGTGCCACTTCGCCGCCCTTCTCAAGGTCCTGGCTGGCTTTGAGCGACTGCCCTGCTTGCTGCATGCTCTGCTGCGCCGTGGCATAGCCGCGCTCGGCCACCACCAGCGCATAATACGCTTGCGTCACCGCCACCTTCAGCCCGCGCCGGGCAATCTCCTGCTGGGCTCGAGCTATCTCTTCCCCTGCCGTCGCAGTGCGGTAGCTGGCCAGCGTAAACGTGTCTGCGGAAAAGGTCTGCCGGAAGACTCCAAAGGCGTTGTAAACGTGAATGCCATCGTTGGTAACATAACGCCCGGTGGGCACCACGCCGTTCCCTTGCGTCAGGAGCTCCTGCACGGTAGCGTCCGCAGACGGCAGCAGCGCCGACCGTGCCTGCGTCACGCTGGCCCGCGCCACCTTCGTGGCCGTCACCGCCGCCTGAAACTGCGGGCTGTATTTCTCCGCGCGCTCCAGCGCATCCTGAAGCGTAAGCGTCAGCGGCGCGGCGGTATCGCTCGCGGCACCGGCCGAGGGTTGCTGCTGCGAATTCACTGTGGCGGTCGGCCCGGAGGCCAGCGTTGAGAGCAGCTGCGCCGCCGAAACACGCGAAATCCCGGCCGCGCTGTTGTTCTCCGCCGCCAAGGCCCGCGCACAGGCCAATCCCTGCACCAGAACCAGCGCACAGGCTGCCAGGACCGTTCCCGCCCCTCGCGCGCGCGGCCATTGCGCTCGCGTAACACCGCTCCTCGAGAGATTGGAAATGATGGCCGTTCGTTTCCGGCGTTCCTGCACACTCCGGCTGCTCTGCATGTTCACCTCCTGATCACTGGATCTACGCCGATTCTCCTCTTATTCCATCCAGTCGGATCGCCGCTCCCGAAGAAAAATACGCAAAACGTGATCCTGCATACCATACACGGCGGAGCAAAGAATTTCCTCAGCCGCATCTGGACAAACACCTGGAGAGCTTAGACGCCACTGCCTGTGATTCTCGGCGTTGCGAAACGCCCCCCGGAAATAATACATCAACGAAATATCCGGACGATTCGCCGCCTACGGCTCGTGAGGGTATTACCCCTCAACCTGCAACACGCTTTTCGACCATATCCGAGTCGGCCAGGCCAAGTCCTGAAGTCTGAATTAATTTCCGTTTATGCAGGATACCCATAGCGGCTTCGCAGGCCAACAGGTGATGCCTCCGTGCAGACCGTCAAGCAATGAAGTGGACTTGAAGTTCCCCCGGCCTAAGCCGCTGTCGCACTGCAGCGCGTAGACCCAGCGAAGGGCGACCGGGTTCCCGACTTCCTGAAATTGGCCGGTTTGCGGCCGCTGCCACTGAGCGTGGATGTAGAGTTGCAGGTCGCGCGGAGCTTTGCTGTCCGCCACTCCTGAGGCTCTCATGTCCGCCTCCACTCTTGTTCCACGCGGTCGTAATGATAGCGTACCAACGGTAGGCGTGGGTCTATGTTCGTCCACGTCGAACAAACCCAGGCATGATCGGGATCCGCGACGTTGGCAAGCGAACGGGCACTCCCCGCTAGACAATTCAGGTAGTAGACGTTATACCCGTGGCCGGCAACAACAGGATGGAAGCCGTCACGGACTAGCACGACATCGCCGTCAGTCACAGTTAGAGTTACGTCGTTCCGGCCTTCTCCGCGGTAAAGACGCTGATACGCATATCCCGCTTGGCGATCCATGCGGTAGTAATAGATCTCTTCCAAGTCGACTTCAAGGGGAGGATTGTGCACATCGTGCTTGTGCGGTGGGTAGCTCGACCAGTTTCCGCCCGGTGTATAGACTTCCACCAGCATCAATTTATCTGCGGGAAATTCTGGCGGCATCACATCTACAATTTGACGTGAAGCGTTGCCGCCACCTCGCAAACTCACTCTGACATCTTTCGGCGAAATCAGCCTTGGTTCAAGCCGGGCATTCGACGGCACGGAACACAAGGCGAACTCACAATCGGTCTCCGCCTCGACCCGCAAGCAGTTGCCGGGAGGCAGGTACAGCGCATAAGGAAGGCCGTCGAAGACATGGGTTCTTTCTCCAATGCACCGCCGTCCCTCACCCCAATCCGTCCAGCATTTTCCCCCCAGGAGGACAAGTGCCGTTTCCTGATCGTCGCTCAGGACCTTCCAACTTGTGTTCGCTGCAAGGCGGTGGACAAAGAAGCTCATATACTCCCATCCTGCTTCCCCCCGCGTAAGATGTATCAGTTCGCCTGATTGTCCAACCGTGATCTTCTTCGAATGAACGCAATGAGTGCCCAAGCTCATTTCTGTTTTCTCCTCCAAATCCTACTTAGACCTGCCTTCTTCTTTCGCTTGCAGCCTGCAAATCGAAAATGGCGATTGCTTATCCACGTCACGCTTTGGAGACTGGGACTCATGTTCTGCATGACAACGTAACTCCCGATTCGCTTTTATGGCGTCCCCTCCCTGGTTAACTGGACTTCGGAGGTATGTTCGGATATCTGCAATGGCTCACCCGATGCACTTTCCACCGGCCTTCTCATACGAAGCGTAAAGCCACATGATTCACGCACTATCATTCGAGGAATCAGCTTCCTGATGATCGGTGGACCGGACTTATGCTCTATCCGCTTCAACAAAACTTCCGCAGCCTCAGCTCCGACCTCGTATTTCGGCAAGTCTATGGTTGTCAAACGCGGATGGAAGCCATCCATTAAGGGATAATCATCGAAACTCACCAAAGCGAAGTGCTCAGGGCAGCGCATTCCCATTTCGTTCGCCGCTTTCAAAAAGCCAGCGGTCATAGGGTAATTCGCCACATATACGGCATCCGGCCGGCGGGGGAGCAAGGTGAGGCCAGCCCGATAGCCAGAATCGAAATGGTAGTCTCCTTCGACTACCAGATCTGGGAGCATGGGTAATCCGCTAGACTTTAATGCCTTCCTAAAGCCCTGCAAGCGTGCCCGGCCGTTACTTACATTGAGAGGACCACCCACAAGAGCGATTTTATGGTTTCCCATTCGTGCCAAATGACATACGGCCTCAAATGCCCCTTGAACGTCATCAGTAAGGACTACATCTGTTTTCAAACCGGGACATGTTCTCATCATCAGGACGAATGGAACTTCTGTATCTGACAGCATCTGGAGTTGCCGCGTAGTGAAGGGTCCTGGCGCCTTAGTAATCAAGATTCCGTCCACGCGTTTCGAGAGCAGCAACTCAAGGTACTGTTCTTCTTTGTCCTGGCGGTTATCGCTGTTACATAGAAGGGTACTGTAACCGCTTTTCTGAGCCGTATCCTCAGCGCCGCGAACGACAAGCGGGAAGAAAGGATTGGCGATGTCGGGTACGATGATCCCAATCGTATGGCTTTGCCGCTTTGCCAAGCTCCGTGCAACCAAATTAGGACGGTAGTTCAGTTCGCGGACCGCCGACTCTACACGCCGTCGCAAAGTCGAGCTCACTTGATCACTATTATTGATGACCGCTGAAACTGTGAAAACTGAAACGCGCGCTTTTCGAGCGACGTCGTAAATGTTCGCCGTCTTCTTGAAACTCCGTCTTCTTCTTTTCTTTGGATGCATATTCCTTCAAATCCTTCCGCTTATGTGAGCGTGCCCGAATTCGTCGCCTTGCCCGCGGCAAGGAGACTTGTAACCTCGTCTAGGCGCGGCATGGCATCTGAGCAACTCACTCGACTGACAACAACTGCGGCGGCGGCATTTCCGTATTGCAGGCACTCTTCCAGTGGGAAACCTCGGTCGAGAGCGTAAAGGAAACCCGCTGCAAACCCATCGCCGGCTCCGATCGTACTGACTACATTGACTGGAATAGGATGAGCCGACCACGATCCTTCCTGCGTGAGGGCTGTTACTCCATTCGCTCCGAGTTTGCAGACAACAATCCTCACACCCCTTGACATAGCAGCTTTGGCTTGTTGGGGCACTTCAGACTCGCCAGTGAGCAAAAGCAATTCATCCTCATTGCCAAGGACGACATCTATCCATGGAAGAGCTCTACGCGCCACCTCACCAGCGCTAGCCGACGAAGGCCACGAACTTGCGCGATAATCAACGTCAAAAACCGTACACAAACCCGCTTCCCGAGCGGCTGATAAGGCCCTGAAGGTTGATTCGCGGGAAGGGGAAGCGCACAAGCTTGTGCCATTAGTCACAAACATCCTCGCGTGCTGGACGTAAGCCAGTTCAGCTTCATCCAGAACGACCTGCGAATCGGCAGGTTCGCTCCGGTAGAAAACCTGAGGGAAATGACGGGGCGGTGATACCTCCGTAAGACAGAGAGATGTGTTGTAGTCTTCAACAAGTCGGACGTATTGTCTGTCAACCCCTTCCCGCGAAAGGACCTCCAGTAAATAGTCCGCCAAGAGATCTTTGCCGAGGCATCCAATGATTCCCACTCGTAAGCCGAGACGAGCAAGGCCAATTGCAATGTTGGCGCTGGATCCCCCCAGATGCCTCGAAAAATGTTCCACTTGAGCGAGAGGACGATTGTGCTCTACTGCGTACAAATCATAGCCAATCCTTCCCAAAACACACACATCCATCATGTTCCCTCAACAAACTTATTGGCGCACTCCGCGAACGTGCTTTCTCTGAAGGACGGGGGAATTTGA
This region includes:
- a CDS encoding TolC family protein, yielding MQSSRSVQERRKRTAIISNLSRSGVTRAQWPRARGAGTVLAACALVLVQGLACARALAAENNSAAGISRVSAAQLLSTLASGPTATVNSQQQPSAGAASDTAAPLTLTLQDALERAEKYSPQFQAAVTATKVARASVTQARSALLPSADATVQELLTQGNGVVPTGRYVTNDGIHVYNAFGVFRQTFSADTFTLASYRTATAGEEIARAQQEIARRGLKVAVTQAYYALVVAERGYATAQQSMQQAGQSLKASQDLEKGGEVAHSDVITFQIQDNQQQQAFQEAALAMANARLALAVMLFPDFNQNFNVVDDLDNSPPLPTLEDAVKMAEAGNPDIRTAMAALRQSRYGVSQAKAAFLPTLSFDVDYGIQANAFALRSVASGFPEAGSLPNLGFFVTASVNIPVWHWGANISRLRQAEYQKQLAQVELSAAQRQMLKNLYSDYNEARTAQSELASLGSSASLAAESLRLNTLRYKGGEATVLDVLNAQNSLTQTRDGYAAGLARYRVALANLQTLTGSF
- the iolB gene encoding 5-deoxy-glucuronate isomerase, coding for MSLGTHCVHSKKITVGQSGELIHLTRGEAGWEYMSFFVHRLAANTSWKVLSDDQETALVLLGGKCWTDWGEGRRCIGERTHVFDGLPYALYLPPGNCLRVEAETDCEFALCSVPSNARLEPRLISPKDVRVSLRGGGNASRQIVDVMPPEFPADKLMLVEVYTPGGNWSSYPPHKHDVHNPPLEVDLEEIYYYRMDRQAGYAYQRLYRGEGRNDVTLTVTDGDVVLVRDGFHPVVAGHGYNVYYLNCLAGSARSLANVADPDHAWVCSTWTNIDPRLPLVRYHYDRVEQEWRRT
- a CDS encoding LacI family DNA-binding transcriptional regulator, with product MHPKKRRRRSFKKTANIYDVARKARVSVFTVSAVINNSDQVSSTLRRRVESAVRELNYRPNLVARSLAKRQSHTIGIIVPDIANPFFPLVVRGAEDTAQKSGYSTLLCNSDNRQDKEEQYLELLLSKRVDGILITKAPGPFTTRQLQMLSDTEVPFVLMMRTCPGLKTDVVLTDDVQGAFEAVCHLARMGNHKIALVGGPLNVSNGRARLQGFRKALKSSGLPMLPDLVVEGDYHFDSGYRAGLTLLPRRPDAVYVANYPMTAGFLKAANEMGMRCPEHFALVSFDDYPLMDGFHPRLTTIDLPKYEVGAEAAEVLLKRIEHKSGPPIIRKLIPRMIVRESCGFTLRMRRPVESASGEPLQISEHTSEVQLTREGTP